GGCCCGCCCGCCGCCACCAGCGCACGGGCCGCCGCGTCCGCCGCCTCCGTCGCGTCGTCGAGGAGGAGCTGGTTGAGGCGGTCGAGGACGTCCGCGACGTGGTAGCCCTCGCGGGCCAGCAGTCGCACCCAGGGCCGGGCGAGGCCGATCACGACGGCGGCCTCGGGGCCCTTGCCCTGGACGTCGCCGAGGACGAAGCACCAGCGTCCGTCGCCCGCGGGGAACAGGTCGTAGAAGTCACCGCTGGGTCCGCCCTTGTCGAGCGGCTCGTACACGAGGGCGCTGCGCACCCCGGGGATCTCGGCGACCGCGCCGGGCAGCAGGCCACGCTGGAGGACCCGGCTGATGGTCGCCTGGCGCGCGTACTGGCGGGCCGCGCCGATGGCGAGGGCGATCCGCCGGCTGAGGTCCTCGACGAGCCCGGTGATCTCGTCGGGGAAGGCGGTCAGTCCGGCCCGGCCGATGACGAGGGTGCCGAGCGGCCGGCCGCCGGCGATCAGCCGGTACGCGAGCGCCGCCCCGCTCACCCCGCCCACGCCACTCGCCTGCCCCTGCCCCTGCCCCTGCCCCTGCCCCGTACCTAACGCCTCCCCCGGCTCTAACGCCTCCCCCGGCCAGGGCACCGGCACCGCCCGGGACCGCACCGCGTCCGGCAACCGCGGCGGATCCTTCTCCAGGGCCCGCCGCAGCTCCTCGATCCGGTTCTCACTGCCGTGCCAGACGCGGGCGAGCCGGGGTCCCAGGGCCAGCCCGAGCCCACCCGCCCGGTCGGTGGCCTCGTCCTCCAGCCATACGGCACACCAGTCGGCGAGCCGCGGCACGAGGAGCTGCCCGGCGAGCGCTGCGACGAGGTCCTCGTCGAGCTGCCCGGCGAGCAGGTCGGAGGCCTCGGCGAGAAAGGAGAGAGCGCCGCGGTTGAGCCAGTCGCCGTCCTGTCGCGGCCGTTGCCGCGGTCCGGCAGCGAACGTCCCGCCGACCGGCCCCGCCTCTCCGACCGGTCCCGTCTCTCCGGCCACTCCCGTCCCGCCCGGCAGTCCGATTCCCCCCGGCAGTCCCATTCCGCCCGGCAGTCCGACTCCGTCGACCAACCCCGAACCGGCGGACAGTCCCATGGCGTCCGTCATTCCCGGCCCGACACCCGACCCCCCATCGGCACCGAACCCACCACCCACGCTCAGCCCGCGCTCAACGCCCAACCCGCCACCCACGCTCAGCCCGCGCTCAACGCCCAACCCACCTTCAACACTCAGCCCACCTTCAACACCCAACTCACCCTCGACACCCAACCCACCCTGAGCGCCCAGCCCCTCCTCGACACCCAGCCCCCCGTCCACGGGCAGCCGCGCCCACACGGTCTTGACCCCGGTCCGATACGTGATCCCCCACGCCTCCGACAGGGAGGCGACCAACCGCAGCCCCCGCCCGTACTCCGGTGTGCCGTAAGCCCGTTCGGCCGACTCCTCGCGTACCGCCCGCGAGGGATGGTGGTCGGAGACCTCGACGACCACCGCACCCACCGCACCGCCGTCGGTGATCTCCAGCCGGCACAGCAGGTCGACGTCGGTGCCCGCGTGCACGACGGCGTTGGTGACGAGTTCGCTGACGACCAGGACGGCGTCCTCGGCGAGGCGCTCGCGGACGATCTCGGCGCCGGGCAGGGCCAGTTCCCCCAGTCGGCGAGCGTCTCGCGCACCATGCGGCGGGCGGCGCCGGGCGCGAGCGGGGTGCCCGGCAGCGCGGCGCGCGCCATGGCTTCCTGACCCACGCGGTAGTGCGCGGGCGTACCAGGGGCGAGCGCCATGGAGTCCGGTTGCGACTCCCGTTGCGTCGGAATGGCCCCCACTGTGCGGCTCCCTGAGCAGTTCGGACGAATACGCCTCAGGCGACACGGACAGAGTGACAGACTGGCCACGCCCATAAGCACCGAGTTACCGAAGTGGGCCGCCATGAGTGAGAACAGTGCTACGCGTGTGCTCGAAGACGGACAGATTCGGGCATTCGACGACGGCCGGATCCCGGCCTCCGATCTGCGTCCGCTGCTCGCCGCGATGACCGCCGCGCGGGACGGTGACTTCTCCAAGGTGCCGGAGACGGGGTACGGCCTGGTGGCCGACCTGAGCGCGGCGTTCAACCAGATCATCGACCGCAGCACCCACTTCAACACGGAAGTGCAGCGGGTACGACGGGAGCTGGTCCGGCACGGACGGCTCGACGAGCGGCTGTCGGCGAGCCCGGGCCAGGGCAGTTGGACGACCCGCGTCAATGACGTGAACCAGTTGCTCGACGCCCTGGTGGCGCCCGCCGCGAACGCGACGCGCGTCCTGGACGCGGTGGCCGGCGGCGACCTCACGCAGCGGGTCGACCTGCACGACGGCAACCGTCAACTCAGGGGTGATCTCCGGAGGTTGGGGCGGGCCGTCAACAAGATGGTCGATCAGCTCTCCCTCTTCACGGGCGAGGTGACCCGGGTCGCGCGCGAGGTCGGCACCGAAGGCCGTCTCGGCGGGCGGGCCAAGGTGCAGGGTCTGTCGGGCAGTTGGCGCGATGTGACCGAGGCGGTCAACACGATGGCGTCCCGGCTGACGGCCCAGGTCCGTGACATCGCCCTGGTGACCACGGCGGTGGCGCGCGGCGACCTGACCCGTACGGTGACGGTCGAGGCGACCGGTGAACTGCTCGAACTGAAGCTCACCGTGAACACGATGGTCGACCAGCTGTCCGCCTTCGCCGACGAGGTCACGCGCGTGGCCCGCGAGGTCGGCACCGAAGGGCAACTGGGTGGCCGCGCCCAGGTCAGAGGCGTCTCGGGGGTCTGGAAGGACCTCACCGACAACGTCAACTTCATGGCCTCGAACCTGACGTCCCAGGTCCGCAACATCGCCCAGGTCACGACGGCCGTGGCCAACGGCGACCTCAGCCAGAAGATCACGGTGGACGCGAAGGGCGAGATCCTCGAACTCAAGTCGACCATCAACACGATGGTCGACCAGCTCTCCGCCTTCGCCGACGAGGTCACCCGCGTCGCCCGCGAGGTCGGCACCGAAGGCAACCTCGGCGGGCGGGCCCAGGTCAGAGGCGTCTCCGGCGTCTGGAAGGACCTCACCGACAACGTCAACTTCATGGCGGACAACCTGACGTCCCAGGTCCGCAACATCGCCCTCGTCTCCACGGCCGTCGCGCAGGGCGACCTCGGCAAGAAGATCACGGTCGAGGCGAAGGGCGAGATCCTCGAACTCAAGTCGACCATCAACACCATGGTCGACCAGCTCTCCGCCTTCGCCGACGAGGTCACGCGCGTCGCCCGCGAGGTCGGCACCGAAGGCAACCTCGGCGGCCAGGCCCAGGTCAGGGGCGTCTCGGGCGTCTGGAAGGACCTCACCGACAACGTCAACTTCATGGCCCTGAACCTGACCTCCCAGGTCCGCAACATCGCCCAGGTGACGACGGCCGTCGCGAACGGC
This portion of the Streptomyces mirabilis genome encodes:
- a CDS encoding ATP-binding SpoIIE family protein phosphatase; translated protein: MPGAEIVRERLAEDAVLVVSELVTNAVVHAGTDVDLLCRLEITDGGAVGAVVVEVSDHHPSRAVREESAERAYGTPEYGRGLRLVASLSEAWGITYRTGVKTVWARLPVDGGLGVEEGLGAQGGLGVEGELGVEGGLSVEGGLGVERGLSVGGGLGVERGLSVGGGFGADGGSGVGPGMTDAMGLSAGSGLVDGVGLPGGMGLPGGIGLPGGTGVAGETGPVGEAGPVGGTFAAGPRQRPRQDGDWLNRGALSFLAEASDLLAGQLDEDLVAALAGQLLVPRLADWCAVWLEDEATDRAGGLGLALGPRLARVWHGSENRIEELRRALEKDPPRLPDAVRSRAVPVPWPGEALEPGEALGTGQGQGQGQGQASGVGGVSGAALAYRLIAGGRPLGTLVIGRAGLTAFPDEITGLVEDLSRRIALAIGAARQYARQATISRVLQRGLLPGAVAEIPGVRSALVYEPLDKGGPSGDFYDLFPAGDGRWCFVLGDVQGKGPEAAVVIGLARPWVRLLAREGYHVADVLDRLNQLLLDDATEAADAAARALVAAGGPGLGPDEGPQTRFLSMLYGELVPFEGGVRCTLASAGHPLPLILGPDGDVREVAEPQTLLGVFEDATYVSETFDLYPGDTVLCVTDGVTERRSGPRQFDDDEGLAEALAGCTGLSAELVAERIRRLVHEFGSKPPEDDLALLVLQAEWTE